One window of the Halorussus sp. MSC15.2 genome contains the following:
- a CDS encoding ZIP family metal transporter has translation MFAFDALLVAQTSGSGGLSGGLLSNPWFYAAFSALALIVGSAVGVWADPERRWQAILLAVGGGSLIISLAFELYDPAVRNIGKWSASLFFVCGVLAFGGLDIAIDRVADEESKENGWGLWASVTTDGIHENAAMGSLLVGNVHGALAFLFALVVTNGSQSMMSGTNMKQNHSRVVTLGAWVVTGFVVGGAVLLGYWFIPPLPNYWLGAVRAFAAGAILSSLAGEIYPDAYEQAGPYVTLATAVGFLGTFLL, from the coding sequence GTGTTCGCGTTCGACGCGCTGCTCGTCGCCCAGACGTCGGGGTCCGGGGGACTGTCGGGCGGATTGCTCTCCAATCCGTGGTTCTACGCCGCCTTCTCGGCGCTCGCGCTGATAGTCGGGTCGGCGGTCGGCGTCTGGGCCGACCCCGAGCGTCGGTGGCAGGCGATACTGCTCGCGGTCGGTGGCGGGTCGCTCATCATCTCGCTGGCCTTCGAGTTGTACGACCCGGCGGTCCGCAACATCGGCAAGTGGAGCGCGTCGCTGTTCTTCGTTTGCGGCGTCCTCGCGTTCGGGGGTCTCGACATCGCCATCGACCGCGTGGCCGACGAGGAATCTAAGGAGAACGGATGGGGACTGTGGGCCAGCGTGACGACCGACGGCATCCATGAGAACGCGGCGATGGGGTCGCTGCTCGTCGGTAACGTCCACGGGGCGCTGGCCTTCCTGTTCGCGCTGGTCGTGACCAACGGTTCGCAGTCGATGATGTCGGGGACCAACATGAAGCAGAACCACAGTCGCGTCGTGACCCTCGGCGCGTGGGTCGTGACCGGGTTCGTGGTCGGCGGGGCGGTGCTGCTGGGCTACTGGTTCATCCCGCCCCTGCCGAATTACTGGCTCGGTGCCGTGCGGGCGTTCGCCGCGGGAGCCATCCTCTCGTCGCTCGCCGGAGAAATCTACCCCGACGCCTACGAGCAGGCCGGACCGTACGTCACGCTCGCCACGGCGGTCGGGTTCCTCGGCACCTTCCTCCTGTAG
- a CDS encoding inositol-3-phosphate synthase produces MTDVGVWLVGARGNIATTAMVGARAVARDETDETGLVTAREPYADLDLPAVESFDFGGHDVREGSVLGSARRLAERNGTPEQSVVDAVADDLRAIDDRVRRGTALNCGERIADLADVEPLETDRSAAEVVEQLREDLRTFRRERGLDTVVVVNVASTEPEVSNPERFDTRDAVASAVESDETDLPASSLYAYAAFAEGCPYANFTPSAGASLAGLREMAREEGVPHAGDDGKTGESLTKAALAPMFAGRNLRVMSWEGHNILGNTDGAVLEDERNKAGKLASKGDILDGILPDIGHNRVRIDYTPSLGDWKTAWDYIHFEGFLDTEMKMQFTWEGSDSALAAPLVLDLARLLTYADERGEAGVQRHLASFFKAPLGVEEHDLSRQFEMLDEYVRECLADRERDDAETDRGNGATEDRRERGDAGDGPATPEATPETTD; encoded by the coding sequence GTGACCGACGTCGGCGTCTGGCTCGTCGGCGCACGCGGGAACATCGCCACCACGGCGATGGTCGGGGCGCGCGCGGTGGCCCGGGACGAGACCGACGAAACGGGGCTCGTGACGGCACGAGAACCGTACGCCGACCTCGACCTCCCGGCCGTGGAGTCGTTCGACTTCGGCGGCCACGACGTTCGGGAGGGGAGCGTCCTCGGGTCGGCCCGGCGTCTCGCCGAGCGAAACGGGACGCCCGAGCAGTCGGTCGTGGACGCGGTGGCCGACGACCTCCGGGCGATAGACGACCGCGTCCGGCGCGGAACCGCGCTCAACTGCGGCGAGCGCATCGCCGACCTCGCCGACGTCGAACCGCTGGAGACCGACCGGAGCGCGGCCGAGGTGGTCGAGCAGTTGCGCGAGGACCTCCGGACCTTCCGGCGCGAGCGCGGCCTCGACACCGTCGTGGTCGTCAACGTGGCCTCGACCGAACCGGAGGTGTCGAACCCCGAGCGATTCGACACCCGCGACGCCGTGGCGTCCGCGGTCGAGTCGGACGAGACCGACCTCCCGGCGAGTTCGCTCTACGCCTACGCAGCGTTCGCGGAGGGGTGTCCGTACGCCAACTTCACGCCGAGCGCGGGGGCCTCCTTGGCGGGCCTCCGCGAGATGGCCCGCGAGGAGGGCGTCCCACACGCGGGCGACGACGGCAAGACCGGCGAGTCGCTGACGAAGGCGGCGCTCGCGCCGATGTTCGCGGGGCGCAACCTCCGGGTGATGTCGTGGGAGGGCCACAACATCCTCGGGAACACCGACGGCGCGGTGCTCGAAGACGAGCGCAACAAGGCCGGAAAGCTGGCGAGCAAGGGCGACATCTTGGACGGCATCCTGCCCGACATCGGCCACAACCGGGTGCGAATCGACTACACGCCGTCGCTGGGCGACTGGAAGACCGCATGGGACTACATTCACTTCGAGGGGTTCCTCGATACCGAGATGAAGATGCAGTTCACGTGGGAGGGGTCGGACTCGGCGCTGGCCGCGCCCCTCGTCCTCGACCTCGCGCGCCTGCTGACCTACGCCGACGAACGCGGCGAGGCGGGCGTCCAGCGCCACCTCGCGTCGTTCTTCAAGGCTCCGCTCGGCGTGGAGGAACACGACCTCTCCCGGCAGTTCGAGATGCTCGACGAGTACGTCCGGGAGTGTCTCGCCGACCGAGAGCGCGACGACGCCGAGACCGACCGGGGCAACGGCGCGACCGAGGACCGACGGGAGCGTGGCGACGCCGGCGACGGACCGGCCACCCCGGAAGCCACTCCCGAGACGACCGACTGA
- a CDS encoding glycosyltransferase family 4 protein: MRVLQVAHALPPATYGGTELYTRDLAEALAGRGHEVAVAAPRGADESSGSDPCWESDRERPAVETFDLPDPGGETAPAVGERPLDAVVRPAVDDRFRDLLAEWDPDVVHLQHVKHLSATLPSLCESQGVASVATLHDFWTICHREQLYRPEERPCSGPASVEKCADCYRRAAVEDGRATDGGTAGRASDDRAVDVVARRDEALREALSATNRLVAPSRFLRDTFVAFGASAERVEQCRNGIRVERFEDTGFDPDSRLRIGYAGRVTERKGVHLLAAAAGEVEAADLHIFGRFDPESDDYHARLAATADEATTFHGWYADRATPYREMDVLVLPSVWYENSPLVIQEAFASGVPVVTADVGGMAELVRDGEDGLTFPVGDADGLRDALSRLARNADLVADLRDGVTEPKRLRDHAAEIADLYADCVGASEAGAGEGGEGSR; encoded by the coding sequence ATGCGTGTCCTTCAGGTCGCCCACGCCCTGCCGCCCGCGACTTACGGCGGAACCGAACTCTACACCCGCGACCTCGCCGAGGCGCTCGCCGGGCGCGGTCACGAGGTGGCGGTCGCCGCACCGCGAGGCGCCGACGAGTCGTCGGGGAGCGACCCGTGTTGGGAGTCCGACCGCGAGAGACCCGCCGTCGAGACGTTCGACCTCCCCGACCCCGGCGGGGAGACCGCGCCCGCGGTCGGCGAGCGACCGCTCGACGCGGTCGTGCGTCCCGCGGTGGACGACCGATTCCGGGACCTCCTCGCGGAGTGGGACCCGGACGTGGTCCACCTCCAGCACGTCAAGCACCTCTCGGCGACCCTCCCGTCTCTCTGCGAGTCGCAGGGGGTCGCCAGCGTCGCCACCCTCCACGACTTCTGGACCATCTGTCACCGCGAACAGCTCTACCGACCGGAGGAGCGACCGTGCTCCGGTCCCGCGTCGGTCGAGAAGTGCGCCGACTGCTACCGGCGGGCCGCGGTCGAGGACGGGCGCGCGACCGACGGCGGGACCGCGGGACGCGCAAGCGACGACCGCGCAGTCGATGTGGTCGCGCGCCGGGACGAAGCGCTTCGGGAGGCTCTCTCGGCGACCAACCGACTCGTCGCGCCCTCGCGGTTCCTCCGCGACACGTTCGTCGCGTTCGGCGCGTCCGCGGAGCGCGTCGAGCAGTGCCGCAACGGGATTCGGGTCGAACGCTTCGAGGACACCGGCTTCGACCCCGATAGCCGACTCCGAATCGGGTACGCGGGTCGCGTCACCGAGCGAAAGGGCGTCCACCTGCTCGCGGCGGCCGCTGGCGAGGTCGAGGCGGCGGACCTCCACATCTTCGGTCGGTTCGACCCCGAGTCCGACGACTACCACGCTCGACTGGCGGCGACGGCCGACGAGGCGACGACGTTCCACGGGTGGTACGCCGACCGGGCGACTCCCTACCGCGAGATGGACGTGCTAGTCCTCCCTTCGGTCTGGTACGAGAACAGCCCCCTCGTGATTCAGGAGGCGTTCGCTTCGGGCGTTCCGGTGGTGACCGCAGACGTGGGCGGGATGGCCGAACTGGTCCGGGACGGCGAGGACGGCCTGACGTTCCCGGTCGGCGACGCCGACGGACTCCGGGACGCGCTCTCGCGACTCGCCCGGAACGCGGACCTCGTGGCCGACCTGCGCGACGGCGTGACCGAACCGAAGCGCCTCCGCGACCACGCCGCGGAAATCGCCGACCTGTACGCCGACTGCGTCGGCGCGAGTGAGGCGGGCGCGGGTGAGGGCGGCGAGGGGAGTCGATAG
- a CDS encoding glycosyltransferase family 4 protein: MATVLVLARETPSPPNAGDRVVTHGFVRGLAERGHAVHVVAYGDESDRERAESLADFAASVRLVPRAKSDLPPRLRKLRSYATGRSDVMAMFESPSLVAATRDRIRTLAPDAVLAQHPYIGQAFRDSGVRRAADEADATLVTNAHVVEFAVHRRYRTLASDLETRAELALETPRLRREELAVYEASDRVLVLGSEDRAELVEAGVSTPIATQHVALDPAEYEVRDRRAARRDSDATDLLFFGSYGWFPNEDAVTTFAASAWPRIRAERPDARFVVAGRDAPDSVRELAARPGVEFAGEIPDLGRAVRDAAAVVAPLRIGGGTRLKVLESMAWGAPVVATAAGFEGVDARPGAEVAVADDWSGVAAKTVELLDSPERRARLGRNARRRIEQVYALDEAAGELEANLGLSKGR, translated from the coding sequence GTGGCCACCGTCCTCGTCCTCGCGCGTGAGACGCCCTCCCCCCCGAACGCGGGCGACCGGGTGGTCACTCACGGGTTCGTCCGCGGTCTGGCCGAACGCGGCCACGCGGTCCACGTCGTCGCCTACGGGGACGAGTCAGACCGCGAGCGCGCCGAATCGCTGGCGGACTTCGCGGCGTCGGTCCGACTCGTTCCGCGCGCCAAGAGCGACCTGCCGCCGCGACTGCGAAAGCTCCGGAGCTACGCGACCGGCCGGTCGGACGTGATGGCGATGTTCGAGTCGCCGTCGCTGGTCGCGGCGACCCGGGACCGGATTCGGACCCTCGCGCCCGACGCCGTCCTCGCCCAGCACCCCTACATCGGACAGGCGTTCCGAGACTCGGGAGTCCGGCGCGCGGCGGACGAGGCGGACGCGACGCTCGTGACGAACGCGCACGTCGTGGAGTTCGCGGTCCACCGCCGGTATCGCACTCTCGCCTCGGACCTCGAAACACGGGCCGAACTGGCGCTGGAAACCCCGCGACTCCGCCGGGAGGAACTCGCGGTCTACGAGGCCTCCGACCGCGTGCTGGTGCTGGGGTCGGAGGACCGCGCCGAACTCGTCGAGGCGGGCGTCTCGACGCCGATAGCGACCCAACACGTCGCGCTCGACCCCGCCGAGTACGAGGTCCGGGACCGGCGGGCGGCCCGCCGCGACTCGGACGCCACGGACCTGCTGTTCTTCGGGTCGTACGGTTGGTTCCCGAACGAGGACGCGGTCACGACGTTCGCGGCGTCGGCGTGGCCCCGGATTCGGGCCGAGCGCCCCGACGCCCGCTTCGTCGTCGCGGGCCGGGACGCGCCCGATTCGGTGCGGGAACTGGCCGCGCGACCCGGCGTCGAGTTCGCCGGCGAGATACCCGACCTCGGGCGGGCGGTCCGGGACGCCGCCGCGGTGGTCGCGCCGCTCCGAATCGGCGGGGGGACGCGGCTCAAAGTGCTGGAGTCGATGGCGTGGGGCGCGCCGGTCGTCGCGACCGCGGCGGGGTTCGAGGGCGTGGACGCCCGCCCCGGCGCGGAGGTCGCAGTGGCGGACGACTGGTCGGGGGTCGCCGCGAAGACGGTCGAACTGCTCGACTCGCCGGAGCGTCGGGCGCGCCTCGGCCGTAACGCCCGGCGTCGAATCGAGCAGGTGTACGCGCTGGATGAGGCCGCCGGGGAACTGGAGGCGAACCTCGGACTGTCGAAGGGGAGGTGA
- a CDS encoding HalOD1 output domain-containing protein — protein MAITTPPREPDSMPVAERHHPPAASEPLSRTVFAALAGAEGVEPTDLDFELYDYLDPEALDALYRHSSSDEGWSVTFAVRDYEVSVESNGRVAVYEIG, from the coding sequence GTGGCAATCACGACACCTCCACGAGAACCCGACTCGATGCCCGTCGCCGAACGACACCACCCGCCCGCCGCGTCCGAACCACTGAGCCGAACCGTCTTCGCGGCGCTCGCCGGTGCGGAAGGCGTCGAACCGACCGACCTCGACTTCGAACTCTACGACTACCTCGACCCGGAGGCGCTGGACGCCCTGTATCGTCACTCCTCGTCCGACGAAGGGTGGTCGGTCACGTTCGCGGTCCGCGACTACGAGGTCAGCGTCGAGAGCAACGGGCGCGTCGCCGTCTACGAAATCGGGTGA
- a CDS encoding Gfo/Idh/MocA family protein, translating to MFAAETLDWVHVATPVQSHFDLASAAVERGIPVTVQKPATTTREELDDLRDLAAEREVPVSVVHNWLFYPVVRDLRRRIAAGEFGEIRAVEATFSGEGRPDDTYRGEWVYDLPGGDVEEGMPHPLYLTLALGGVPRDAESVDVQTRASATTTGSTTTGPPSSGPPTTTRSARSRSSAGPRRTTNSASSEPSGLRRWTSRPTPSTPTTPTRDRSTS from the coding sequence ATGTTCGCGGCGGAGACCCTCGACTGGGTCCACGTCGCCACGCCGGTCCAGAGCCACTTCGACCTCGCCAGCGCGGCGGTCGAGCGCGGGATTCCGGTGACGGTCCAGAAACCCGCGACGACCACCCGCGAGGAACTCGACGACCTGCGGGACCTCGCTGCGGAGAGGGAGGTCCCGGTCTCGGTCGTCCACAACTGGCTGTTCTACCCCGTGGTCCGGGACCTCCGGCGGCGCATCGCGGCGGGCGAGTTCGGCGAGATTCGCGCCGTCGAGGCCACCTTCTCGGGGGAGGGCCGCCCGGACGACACCTACCGTGGCGAGTGGGTCTACGACCTTCCCGGCGGCGACGTGGAGGAGGGGATGCCCCACCCGCTCTATCTAACGCTCGCGCTCGGCGGGGTGCCCCGAGACGCCGAGAGCGTGGACGTCCAGACCCGCGCGTCCGCGACTACGACGGGTTCGACTACGACGGGACCGCCCTCCAGTGGACCACCGACGACGACGCGCTCTGCTCGGTCACGTTCGTCGGCGGGTCCGCGCCGAACAACGAACTCCGCGTCCTCGGAACCGAGCGGTCTGCGACGGTGGACATCCCGACCAACACCATCGACGCCCACGACGCCGACGAGGGACCGTTCCACCTCCTGA
- a CDS encoding glycosyltransferase → MDTRGFAERGDRPWSEREPGFVTIGRLARYKNVLDNVEIIDRVRERGHDVHLHLVGPGYDDEYAREVKRAASERDYVSVEGECSREELVEIVCRHRYGLHGKRHEHFGMAVAELVAGGTVPFVPDNGGQREIVGSDRLTYDTVPEAVERIDRVLSNPDTANDLRRDAAEIEREYGRDRFQREIRAVVADALA, encoded by the coding sequence GTGGACACCCGCGGGTTCGCCGAGCGCGGGGACCGACCGTGGAGCGAGCGCGAACCGGGGTTCGTGACCATCGGTCGCCTCGCCCGGTACAAGAACGTCCTCGACAACGTCGAGATAATCGACCGGGTCAGGGAGCGCGGTCACGACGTCCACCTCCACCTCGTCGGGCCGGGGTACGACGACGAGTACGCCCGCGAAGTGAAACGGGCCGCCAGCGAACGCGACTACGTCAGCGTCGAGGGAGAGTGTTCCCGCGAGGAACTGGTCGAAATCGTCTGTCGGCACCGCTACGGACTCCACGGCAAGCGCCACGAGCACTTCGGGATGGCGGTCGCCGAACTCGTCGCGGGCGGCACCGTCCCCTTCGTGCCGGACAACGGCGGCCAGCGCGAAATCGTCGGGAGCGACCGCCTGACCTACGACACGGTTCCGGAGGCCGTCGAGCGAATCGACCGCGTGCTGTCGAACCCCGATACGGCGAACGACCTCCGGCGGGACGCGGCCGAAATCGAGCGCGAGTACGGCCGCGACCGGTTCCAGCGCGAGATTCGGGCGGTCGTGGCCGACGCGCTGGCGTGA
- a CDS encoding glycosyltransferase family 4 protein, with protein MARIAVAHTDLMAKGGGEGVCMNVLEALQDDHDLTLLTLTDPDLRELNDYFQTEVRDVRVRTPAYVEAFLDWLDNPRYNLRNALLNRFVARERERFDLAVGTDNELSVAQPLVQYVHTPRFARLVVSKRVGEDAFADHAYDRFSWRVGGFDPERIRSSAILSNSEWMADVVQDAYGARPRWSTRRWTPAGSPSAGTDRGASANRGS; from the coding sequence ATGGCACGGATAGCAGTCGCGCACACGGACCTGATGGCGAAGGGCGGCGGAGAAGGCGTCTGCATGAACGTCCTCGAAGCCCTGCAGGACGACCACGACCTGACCCTGCTCACGCTGACCGACCCCGACCTCCGGGAACTGAACGACTACTTTCAGACCGAGGTCCGGGACGTGCGAGTCCGGACGCCCGCGTACGTCGAGGCGTTCCTCGATTGGCTCGACAATCCGCGGTACAACCTCCGGAACGCGCTCCTGAATCGGTTCGTCGCCCGCGAGCGCGAGCGGTTCGACCTCGCGGTCGGGACCGACAACGAACTCAGCGTCGCGCAGCCGCTGGTCCAGTACGTCCACACGCCGCGGTTCGCGCGACTCGTCGTCTCCAAGCGCGTCGGCGAGGACGCCTTCGCCGACCACGCCTACGACCGATTCAGTTGGCGCGTCGGCGGGTTCGACCCCGAGCGAATCCGGTCGAGCGCCATCCTCTCGAACTCCGAGTGGATGGCCGACGTGGTGCAGGACGCCTACGGGGCGCGCCCGAGGTGGTCCACCCGCCGGTGGACACCCGCGGGTTCGCCGAGCGCGGGGACCGACCGTGGAGCGAGCGCGAACCGGGGTTCGTGA
- a CDS encoding sulfatase-like hydrolase/transferase gives MAWQTDALAALDSVAETGLDADTRLADRYRERRADRRFRSRSLPTERQTGDAPDHVVVVVVDALRADAVEKAPAGAADDSWSEVTGDSESDSLGAPTPFLDSLAGGTAIAPATWTVPSVTSLLTGQYPHNHGAIRQTDDFEDSVADVIGLPPTSDETGVAGRFAGAGYDTYAGFGMLVPFLALSGRFAAHRLRADASADRVLSDHRSWLEPRRDRRTLSYLHLADLHEPVAPPADYWRAHDVDASIPGIRKWRYEAVTETTPAAERYREHRRRLYRAAVEYVNNRLAAYHRRISDLLSGDVALIVVATTARGSGSAPTTPPATSGTRARPTASATAARPTRC, from the coding sequence ATGGCGTGGCAAACGGACGCGCTCGCGGCCCTCGATAGCGTCGCCGAGACGGGCCTCGACGCCGACACGCGACTGGCCGACCGATACCGCGAACGGCGCGCCGACCGCCGGTTCCGGTCGCGGTCGCTCCCGACCGAGCGCCAGACCGGCGACGCCCCGGACCACGTCGTCGTGGTCGTGGTGGACGCGCTCCGCGCCGACGCGGTGGAGAAAGCACCTGCGGGGGCGGCGGACGACTCGTGGTCCGAGGTGACGGGCGATTCGGAGTCGGACTCGCTCGGCGCGCCGACGCCCTTCCTCGACTCGCTGGCCGGAGGTACCGCAATCGCCCCGGCGACGTGGACCGTCCCGTCGGTCACGTCCCTGCTGACCGGGCAGTACCCCCACAATCACGGTGCAATCCGGCAGACCGACGACTTCGAGGATTCGGTCGCCGACGTCATCGGTCTCCCGCCGACCAGCGACGAGACGGGCGTCGCCGGACGGTTCGCCGGAGCGGGGTACGACACCTACGCCGGGTTCGGCATGCTCGTCCCCTTCCTCGCGCTCTCGGGCAGATTCGCCGCGCATCGACTCCGCGCCGACGCCTCGGCCGACCGGGTGCTGTCCGACCACCGCTCGTGGCTCGAACCCCGGCGCGACCGCCGGACGCTTTCGTATCTCCACCTCGCGGACCTCCACGAACCCGTGGCCCCGCCCGCCGACTACTGGCGGGCCCACGACGTGGACGCCTCGATTCCGGGGATTCGCAAGTGGCGCTACGAGGCGGTGACCGAGACCACGCCCGCCGCGGAACGCTACCGCGAGCACCGCCGCCGCCTCTACCGCGCCGCTGTCGAGTACGTGAACAACCGCCTCGCGGCCTACCACCGCCGTATCTCCGACCTGCTCTCCGGCGACGTCGCGCTCATCGTCGTCGCGACCACGGCGAGGGGTTCTGGGAGCGCGCCGACCACGCCGCCCGCCACTTCGGGGACTCGCGCCCGGCCTACTGCGTCGGCCACGGCGGCGCGCCCTACGAGGTGCTGA
- a CDS encoding glycosyltransferase family 2 protein, translating into MEGETVSVVVPTYYRNDRLRAALDSVADQTYRTVETIVVDGSGESRARPVVEAFNAENPDFDCTYVAQDRDEGPQAARSLGAERATGGYVQFLDDDDRLLPEKFEAQVSRLDADEDVGVVYCGLRDEEWGEIRPDDPIRGDALERALRIDTFPAIPSTMLVDADVLAGMLPLGNRHGADDSGMKIELARRTDFDYVDRVLVERGKPENPLSSSWAHVEGRKRLVEKYADLYDRFPAEVRRTAVRQTYYRQGRKYLEENYWSPAAVASLARAAYHTPEDRPEYVADALASVFGRPGVRMADRLK; encoded by the coding sequence ATGGAGGGGGAGACGGTCTCGGTCGTCGTCCCGACCTACTACCGCAACGACCGACTCCGGGCGGCGCTCGACAGCGTCGCCGACCAGACGTACCGCACGGTCGAGACCATCGTCGTGGACGGGTCCGGCGAGTCCCGCGCTCGCCCGGTGGTCGAGGCGTTCAACGCCGAGAACCCGGACTTCGACTGCACCTACGTCGCGCAGGACCGCGACGAAGGCCCGCAGGCCGCAAGAAGTCTGGGCGCGGAGCGAGCGACCGGCGGGTACGTCCAGTTTCTGGACGACGACGACCGCCTCCTGCCCGAGAAGTTCGAGGCGCAGGTGTCGCGACTCGACGCAGACGAGGACGTGGGCGTCGTTTACTGCGGACTCCGGGACGAGGAGTGGGGCGAGATTCGACCCGACGACCCGATTCGGGGCGACGCGCTCGAACGCGCGCTCCGAATCGACACCTTCCCGGCCATCCCCTCCACGATGCTCGTGGACGCCGACGTGCTGGCGGGGATGCTCCCGCTGGGCAACCGCCACGGGGCGGACGACTCCGGGATGAAAATCGAACTCGCGCGCCGGACCGACTTCGACTACGTGGACCGCGTGCTGGTCGAACGCGGTAAACCCGAGAACCCGCTGTCGTCGTCGTGGGCGCACGTCGAAGGCCGGAAACGCCTCGTGGAGAAGTACGCCGACCTCTACGACCGATTTCCGGCGGAGGTTCGCCGGACCGCGGTCCGCCAGACCTACTACCGGCAGGGCCGCAAGTATCTGGAGGAGAACTACTGGTCGCCCGCCGCCGTCGCTTCGCTCGCTCGCGCGGCCTACCACACGCCCGAGGACCGACCGGAGTACGTCGCGGACGCGCTCGCCTCGGTGTTCGGGAGACCCGGGGTTCGGATGGCCGACCGACTGAAATAG